A region of Mauremys mutica isolate MM-2020 ecotype Southern chromosome 2, ASM2049712v1, whole genome shotgun sequence DNA encodes the following proteins:
- the LOC123364661 gene encoding myosin regulatory light chain 12B-like encodes MSSKRAKTKTAKKRPQRATSNVFAMFDQSQIQEFKEAFNMIDQNRDGFIDKEDLHDMLASLGKDPTDAYLDAMMNEAPGPINFTMFLTMFGEKLNGTDPEDVIRNAFACFDEEATGVIQEDYLRELLTTMGDRFTDEEVDELYREAPIDKKGNFNYIEFTRILKHGAKDKDD; translated from the exons ATGTCTAGCAAAAGGGCAAAGACAAAGACCGCCAAGAAGCGCCCTCAGCGCGCAACCTCCAATGTGTTTGCAATGTTTGATCAGTCACAGATTCAAGAATTCAAAGAGGCCTTCAACATGATTGATCAGAACAGAGATGGCTTCATTGACAAAGAAGACCTGCATGATATGCTCGCTTCCCTTG GAAAGGATCCCACTGATGCGTACCTAGATGCCATGATGAATGAGGCTCCAGGCCCCATTAACTTCACTATGTTCCTTACAATGTTTGGTGAAAAGTTAAATGGCACAGATCCAGAAGATGTAATCAGAAATGCTTTTGCTTGTTTTGATGAAGAGGCAACAG GGGTCATTCAAGAAGATTACCTGAGAGAGTTGCTGACAACAATGGGAGACAGGTTTACAGATGAAGAAGTAGATGAGCTGTACAGAGAGGCACCAATTGACAAAAAGGGAAATTTCAATTACATTGAATTCACACGCATCCTTAAACACGGAGCAAAAGACAAAGATGATTGA